The following are from one region of the Arthrobacter sp. TMP15 genome:
- the dinB gene encoding DNA polymerase IV, whose translation MHVDMDAFYVTVELRDSPDLRGKMVIVGQPEGRSVVLSASYEARSVGVRSAMPMVTALRLCPTAVVIPPRHQLYQQVSGEIMTVFRSITDKVEQLSVDEAFLDISGSLRRLGTPLEIGALIRSRISAEVGITASVGIAASKFVAKVASTRCKPNGMLLIEKEQTVEYLHSLPVEALWGVGVKTRQVLARLGIFTVADVAATPLPSLQKALGSTGAALHSLSWGIDPRPVTGERQEKSIGSEETFAVDTFDDEVLTRELLRLSHRVAGRLREAGLSGHTLSLKIKYSDFSSITRSKTLSAGTDSATQIYAGAVTLLRALGVRSQSVRLIGVRMEKLDALAGAPLQFTLDPRDDNSRNAEVVGDAIAARFGSAKIVPARLIKPRDRA comes from the coding sequence ATGCATGTGGACATGGACGCCTTTTATGTAACTGTTGAACTGCGGGATAGCCCGGATCTACGAGGCAAAATGGTGATCGTTGGCCAGCCTGAGGGACGTTCGGTGGTACTTTCAGCTTCCTATGAAGCGCGCAGCGTGGGGGTTCGTTCCGCTATGCCCATGGTGACGGCCCTGCGATTGTGCCCAACCGCCGTCGTAATCCCACCTCGACACCAGCTTTACCAGCAGGTCTCAGGAGAGATCATGACGGTCTTCCGCTCCATTACAGACAAAGTTGAGCAATTGAGCGTGGATGAAGCCTTTCTTGATATCAGTGGCTCATTGCGACGGTTGGGAACACCTCTAGAAATTGGTGCGTTGATTCGGTCGCGCATTTCCGCAGAGGTGGGCATCACGGCGTCGGTGGGTATTGCAGCCAGTAAATTTGTGGCTAAAGTCGCCTCAACGCGTTGCAAACCCAACGGAATGCTCCTGATCGAAAAAGAGCAAACCGTGGAGTACCTCCACAGCCTGCCTGTTGAGGCCCTGTGGGGTGTAGGAGTAAAGACGCGCCAGGTCCTTGCTCGATTGGGGATCTTTACTGTGGCAGATGTGGCTGCAACACCCCTGCCCTCCCTGCAGAAGGCGCTAGGTAGCACGGGGGCTGCACTGCATTCGCTTTCCTGGGGGATAGATCCGAGGCCGGTGACCGGTGAACGCCAGGAGAAGAGCATCGGTTCTGAGGAAACGTTCGCCGTGGATACCTTCGACGACGAAGTCCTCACCAGGGAACTGTTGAGACTTTCCCACCGTGTGGCAGGGCGTCTTCGAGAAGCAGGGTTGAGCGGGCACACGCTTTCTTTGAAAATCAAGTATTCCGACTTCTCATCCATCACGCGGTCCAAGACGCTCAGCGCAGGAACTGACAGTGCGACACAAATTTATGCCGGCGCGGTGACCCTTCTGCGCGCGCTAGGAGTCCGGTCCCAAAGTGTGCGATTGATTGGGGTGCGCATGGAAAAGCTGGATGCTCTTGCGGGCGCACCGCTGCAGTTCACCTTGGACCCTCGGGATGACAACTCACGCAATGCCGAAGTGGTTGGTGATGCTATTGCGGCAAGGTTCGGTAGCGCCAAAATTGTTCCCGCACGCCTCATTAAGCCTCGCGACAGAGCGTAA
- the mraZ gene encoding division/cell wall cluster transcriptional repressor MraZ codes for MFLGTHSPRLDEKGRIILPAKFREELASGLVLTKGQENCIYVFSAREFEKVLAQMQDAPLSNMAARDYIRIFLSGASDEVPDKQGRVTIPGTLRSYAGLEKELVVIGAGSRAEIWDATSWHAYLEAKESGFSATDETAIPGVN; via the coding sequence TTGTTTCTTGGAACACACTCACCGCGCCTTGATGAGAAGGGTCGGATCATTCTTCCCGCCAAGTTCCGGGAGGAACTAGCCAGCGGACTTGTCCTTACTAAGGGGCAGGAAAACTGCATTTACGTCTTCAGTGCACGAGAGTTTGAAAAAGTACTAGCCCAGATGCAGGATGCTCCACTGTCCAACATGGCGGCACGGGATTACATTCGTATCTTTCTTTCTGGTGCGTCTGATGAAGTGCCAGACAAGCAAGGACGGGTGACAATCCCTGGAACCCTTCGTTCCTACGCCGGTCTCGAGAAGGAACTGGTGGTCATTGGCGCCGGCAGCCGGGCAGAGATCTGGGATGCAACTTCGTGGCATGCATATTTGGAAGCCAAGGAGAGCGGATTCTCGGCTACTGACGAAACAGCAATACCCGGCGTTAACTGA
- a CDS encoding Rv2175c family DNA-binding protein, protein MSNVEKVVSEWLPLPDVAEMLDVSVTKVHALVKDGSLLASRVGERSIRAVPAEFIAGDHILESLRGTISVLHDAGFEDNQAIEWLYTADDSLPGRPIDALREGRKTEIRRRAAALGW, encoded by the coding sequence GTGAGTAATGTTGAAAAAGTAGTTAGCGAATGGTTGCCCCTACCCGATGTTGCCGAGATGCTTGACGTCTCGGTCACTAAAGTTCATGCCTTGGTTAAAGATGGTTCCCTTCTGGCCTCCCGCGTGGGTGAGCGCTCAATCAGGGCAGTTCCCGCTGAGTTCATTGCAGGAGACCACATCCTGGAAAGCCTGCGTGGCACCATCTCCGTGCTTCACGATGCCGGCTTCGAGGACAATCAAGCAATCGAATGGCTCTACACCGCGGATGATTCACTGCCAGGGCGGCCAATAGATGCCCTGCGCGAGGGCCGCAAAACTGAAATCCGCCGCCGTGCGGCAGCCCTGGGCTGGTAG
- the rsmH gene encoding 16S rRNA (cytosine(1402)-N(4))-methyltransferase RsmH, which produces MTSELPTPPTSERHTPVLKDRCVNLLAPAFELARSAGRTPVVIDATLGMGGHSEAMLQRYPDLHLIGIDRDTEALGLAGERLAPFQDRTDLVHAVYDEITEVLADLGIPSIDGILMDLGVSSLQLDERDRGFAYSFDAPLDMRMDTSRGQTAADILNSYSEEDLVRIIRKWGEEKFAGRIANHIVAARDKAPLMRTGELVEIIRNVVPSGAARTGGHPAKRTFQALRIEVNEELSALDTAIPAAVDALVLHGRAVVMSYHSLEDKIVKAVFAAGSRSSAPAGFPVELDEHKATLKRLTKGTEIPTSEEIAENPRAASARLRAVEKIRVGSAK; this is translated from the coding sequence ATGACGTCGGAACTGCCCACGCCACCTACGTCTGAACGCCACACTCCGGTTCTGAAAGATCGATGCGTAAACCTGTTGGCCCCAGCCTTTGAATTGGCCCGATCCGCCGGCCGCACTCCTGTGGTTATTGACGCCACCTTGGGGATGGGTGGGCACAGCGAAGCCATGCTGCAACGCTACCCGGACCTGCACCTGATCGGCATTGACAGGGACACAGAAGCGCTGGGGTTGGCAGGGGAGCGGTTGGCGCCCTTCCAGGACCGCACTGATCTAGTGCATGCGGTCTACGACGAGATCACCGAGGTGCTGGCTGATCTTGGTATTCCCAGTATTGACGGAATCCTCATGGATCTAGGTGTTTCATCACTTCAACTGGATGAGCGCGACCGCGGGTTTGCTTATTCCTTTGATGCGCCCCTTGACATGCGCATGGATACCAGTCGTGGCCAAACCGCAGCCGACATCCTTAACAGCTACTCGGAAGAAGACCTGGTGCGGATTATCCGCAAATGGGGCGAGGAAAAATTTGCCGGTCGCATCGCAAACCACATTGTGGCGGCCCGCGACAAGGCACCCCTGATGCGCACCGGTGAATTGGTGGAAATCATTCGCAATGTGGTGCCCTCAGGGGCCGCGCGGACAGGTGGACACCCAGCAAAACGAACCTTCCAAGCGTTACGCATTGAGGTTAACGAGGAGCTGAGTGCTCTCGATACAGCCATCCCGGCAGCGGTTGATGCCCTGGTTCTGCACGGGCGTGCAGTTGTTATGTCATACCACTCTTTGGAAGACAAGATCGTCAAAGCTGTCTTCGCCGCAGGTTCACGTTCATCTGCTCCGGCAGGATTTCCCGTGGAGTTGGACGAGCACAAAGCGACACTTAAACGCCTCACCAAGGGCACCGAGATTCCCACGAGTGAAGAAATTGCAGAAAACCCCAGGGCCGCATCAGCGCGCCTTCGGGCAGTTGAAAAAATCAGGGTCGGGAGCGCCAAATGA
- a CDS encoding penicillin-binding protein 2, whose product MANKSIKSARGAKPLQLNKVGRGRMRVGFVFMMALLLVIAGRLVMVQGLDTANMAQAAENQRTVVQKLPAVRGKIIDAKGKVLAESIIRYNITVSQVNMAEYPTYKHRTVDKKTGKSSIEKITKDEGLQKLADLLGLKFEDVKKNATGDKNFNYITQDVSPLLEKDVAELGIPGIYSEAVTKRVYPMGAVGGPIVGFVDAEGTPLAGIEQTMNDKLTGIDGTRTYQAGKNGIIIPTAPVRTEPAVDGQTVKLTIDQDIQYYAQQAAQQQKEQYNASWASISVIEVKTGKVIALADSDSYDPNNVGAADKANVGSRTVSSVVEPGSTSKIMTAAALVQEGLATPMSQYLVPPTLNIDGQNFSDSFVHGTEQRTLAGIIADSMNTGTVMAGSKLSLKQRYDYMRKFGVGEKTGIALPGESPGILADWQNWDGRQRYTVLFGQGVAQTPLQTTMIFQTVANNGVRLKPAIIDSFTAADGAVQSVPQAPGVEVISPATAQSARDMLEGVVTMSDYKVVNIPGYRTGGKTGTAEAPADNGVGFDGYTSSFIGMAPMEDPKYVVGITVQRPQGSIYGVTQGYTFNQVMGQVLRSYDVPPSTTPPVKLPKFYK is encoded by the coding sequence GTGGCAAACAAATCCATCAAGTCAGCACGTGGTGCTAAGCCACTACAACTGAATAAGGTTGGCCGCGGGCGGATGCGCGTCGGTTTTGTCTTTATGATGGCCCTACTGCTTGTCATTGCTGGCCGGTTGGTCATGGTTCAAGGTCTAGACACTGCAAATATGGCCCAAGCTGCTGAAAATCAGCGCACGGTAGTACAAAAGTTACCCGCTGTTAGAGGCAAGATTATTGATGCCAAGGGTAAGGTTTTAGCCGAGAGTATTATTCGCTATAACATCACCGTCTCCCAGGTGAACATGGCAGAGTACCCAACCTATAAGCACAGGACCGTTGATAAAAAAACGGGTAAGTCCAGCATTGAAAAGATCACCAAAGACGAAGGACTGCAGAAGTTAGCAGACCTACTGGGGCTGAAGTTCGAGGACGTAAAAAAGAACGCCACAGGAGATAAAAACTTCAATTACATTACCCAGGACGTCAGCCCGTTGCTTGAAAAGGACGTTGCTGAACTGGGGATCCCCGGCATCTATTCCGAGGCAGTGACAAAACGCGTCTATCCCATGGGAGCCGTAGGTGGCCCCATCGTTGGTTTCGTCGATGCTGAGGGCACGCCGTTGGCTGGCATTGAACAAACCATGAATGACAAACTCACCGGGATCGACGGAACCCGGACTTACCAAGCAGGTAAGAACGGCATCATCATTCCCACCGCTCCCGTGCGGACCGAACCAGCGGTTGACGGTCAGACAGTGAAACTGACAATAGACCAAGACATTCAGTACTACGCACAGCAAGCTGCCCAGCAGCAAAAAGAACAGTACAATGCCAGTTGGGCCAGCATCAGTGTTATTGAAGTGAAGACCGGAAAAGTCATTGCGCTGGCCGACAGCGACTCCTATGACCCAAATAACGTTGGGGCCGCCGACAAAGCCAACGTCGGCTCACGCACGGTGAGTTCAGTGGTTGAGCCGGGGTCAACCAGTAAAATCATGACAGCCGCAGCTTTGGTTCAAGAGGGTCTGGCCACTCCTATGAGCCAATATCTTGTGCCACCTACGTTAAACATTGATGGACAGAACTTCTCCGATTCCTTTGTACATGGAACTGAGCAGCGCACACTGGCGGGCATCATTGCCGATTCAATGAACACGGGAACTGTGATGGCGGGCTCCAAGCTGAGTCTTAAGCAACGCTATGACTACATGCGAAAATTTGGTGTGGGCGAAAAAACCGGAATAGCTCTTCCCGGCGAAAGCCCCGGTATTTTGGCCGACTGGCAGAACTGGGATGGTCGCCAACGCTATACGGTGTTGTTCGGGCAGGGCGTAGCGCAGACACCTTTGCAAACAACCATGATCTTCCAGACGGTTGCCAACAACGGTGTGCGGCTTAAGCCGGCGATCATTGACTCATTCACCGCAGCTGACGGTGCAGTGCAGAGCGTCCCGCAGGCCCCGGGAGTGGAAGTCATCAGCCCGGCAACAGCGCAATCAGCCAGGGACATGCTTGAAGGTGTTGTCACCATGAGCGATTACAAGGTTGTCAACATCCCCGGTTACCGCACAGGCGGCAAAACAGGAACCGCTGAGGCCCCGGCAGATAATGGTGTGGGTTTTGACGGCTACACCTCCTCATTTATCGGGATGGCTCCCATGGAGGATCCCAAGTATGTGGTTGGTATTACTGTCCAACGCCCGCAAGGAAGCATCTATGGAGTCACCCAGGGGTATACCTTTAATCAGGTCATGGGGCAGGTGTTGCGCAGCTACGATGTTCCGCCGTCAACCACACCGCCGGTAAAGCTCCCAAAGTTCTACAAATGA
- a CDS encoding polyprenyl synthetase family protein, which yields MNTTSVQTGEPMRGEHDAFITAVAQQLTEFLAEKHQLLTQISPATLVLVDSISKLVTGGKRMRALLCYWGWRGAGGAPEAKAIIQAGAALELFQAAALIHDDIIDRSDTRRGSPSVHRQFSTLHSESQWALDDERFGQAAAILTGDLCLSLSEEMFARISSEGDNRAREIFNLMRTEVMAGQYLDILEEVAGPSQPHSTAVARALAIIRFKSAKYSSEHPLVLGGALAGGEDSLLAGYSSFALPLGEAFQLRDDVLGVFGDPVQTGKPAGDDLREGKRTVLVGLTIDASVGAEREFVDRNLGNPELSEDDVERVRSIMVQCGALESAEELIAQRSDTAFAALAQLPIEETVTAALATVGRGAVARTS from the coding sequence ATGAACACTACTTCCGTCCAAACCGGAGAACCCATGCGTGGGGAACACGACGCATTTATTACGGCTGTAGCGCAGCAATTGACTGAGTTCCTAGCCGAAAAGCACCAGCTACTGACGCAAATATCCCCAGCAACATTGGTTTTGGTGGATTCGATCTCGAAGCTCGTCACCGGCGGGAAACGGATGCGGGCGCTACTGTGCTATTGGGGATGGCGTGGTGCAGGGGGCGCTCCTGAGGCAAAGGCCATCATTCAGGCGGGGGCGGCGCTTGAACTGTTTCAGGCTGCGGCATTGATCCACGATGACATCATTGACCGCTCTGATACCCGCCGCGGAAGTCCAAGCGTGCACCGGCAGTTCAGCACTCTGCATAGCGAGAGCCAGTGGGCTTTAGATGATGAACGGTTTGGCCAGGCAGCCGCGATCCTTACTGGTGACTTGTGTTTGTCTCTCAGTGAAGAGATGTTTGCACGGATCAGCTCCGAAGGCGACAACCGCGCTCGGGAAATTTTTAATCTCATGCGCACGGAAGTCATGGCAGGGCAGTACCTGGATATTTTGGAGGAGGTTGCTGGCCCGTCCCAACCGCATAGCACTGCGGTGGCTCGAGCTTTGGCCATTATCCGTTTTAAGAGCGCAAAGTACTCCTCCGAGCATCCGCTGGTGCTGGGAGGGGCCTTGGCCGGTGGTGAAGATAGTTTACTGGCAGGCTACAGCTCGTTTGCCCTGCCACTGGGAGAGGCTTTCCAGTTGCGCGATGACGTCTTGGGAGTCTTTGGTGATCCGGTTCAAACCGGCAAGCCTGCTGGCGATGACCTGCGTGAAGGCAAGCGGACGGTGTTGGTGGGCTTGACTATAGATGCAAGCGTTGGGGCCGAACGAGAATTTGTTGATAGGAACTTGGGGAACCCTGAGCTAAGCGAGGACGACGTGGAGAGAGTCCGTTCCATCATGGTCCAGTGCGGTGCCCTTGAAAGCGCCGAAGAGCTGATTGCCCAGAGAAGCGATACTGCATTTGCTGCCCTTGCTCAGCTGCCCATTGAGGAGACCGTGACTGCTGCACTTGCGACTGTGGGCCGAGGCGCCGTCGCTAGAACGTCCTGA
- a CDS encoding LysM peptidoglycan-binding domain-containing protein yields MSNINTNGIIRNGNLRYAPMTPPRPSPTSAKQLVAVATAAIPVVMLSSLALASPATAAPTQIKPHGSHGTLDAQKVLAAVKARTASSHIPAAVVASSVPRTVSTQAVSARAASTPVVKAQAVRAQASASSTHTVAAGDTVSGIAATFGVSVESVLALNKISASTIIHPGKVLTISGSGAPAGESSSPASSTQSHTVRAGETLSGISAQYGVSLESVYALNSLTGSSIIQPGQEIKVSGETAEAPQVTENVAVPASGNQYVIKAGDTLSAIAAKNDVSLASLVAANGGDAKSAIYPGKTLSIPGLTAASSDIVPITPAESGTAASTAELTPEQQVPSTFLHYTYPEAVVSDANVNKSALLAAPAPSRAQMKEMVARTAAAMGVDPALAMAFAQQESGFNHQSVSPANAIGTMQVIPDAGEWASGLVGRTLNLLDPQDNVTAGVAIIRALHSGAPNEDQAIAGYYQGQYSVSVHGMFNDTVNYVAGIKANRELFR; encoded by the coding sequence ATGAGTAACATAAACACCAATGGCATCATCCGTAACGGAAATTTGAGGTACGCCCCGATGACTCCCCCACGCCCATCGCCCACTAGCGCCAAACAGTTGGTCGCAGTGGCCACAGCAGCCATTCCCGTGGTCATGCTTTCCTCCTTGGCTTTGGCCAGTCCCGCGACAGCGGCTCCGACGCAGATCAAGCCCCACGGCAGTCATGGCACCCTTGACGCACAGAAGGTCCTTGCGGCCGTAAAGGCGCGTACTGCTTCAAGTCACATTCCGGCCGCTGTGGTGGCTAGTTCAGTGCCCCGTACAGTTAGCACACAGGCTGTTAGCGCACGTGCTGCTAGCACACCAGTTGTTAAGGCACAGGCTGTTAGGGCACAGGCGTCGGCTTCCTCGACTCATACAGTCGCTGCTGGTGACACGGTCTCCGGCATCGCAGCCACCTTCGGTGTATCCGTTGAGTCTGTTCTTGCTTTAAATAAGATCTCAGCATCCACGATCATCCATCCCGGCAAGGTCCTGACCATCTCCGGATCCGGCGCTCCGGCGGGTGAATCTTCAAGCCCGGCGTCGTCCACTCAGAGCCACACTGTTCGTGCAGGTGAAACCCTCAGCGGGATTTCTGCCCAGTACGGCGTAAGCCTGGAAAGTGTTTACGCGTTGAACAGCCTCACTGGCAGTTCGATCATTCAGCCGGGGCAAGAAATTAAGGTCTCCGGAGAAACTGCAGAAGCACCCCAAGTCACCGAAAACGTGGCGGTTCCTGCCAGTGGCAATCAGTACGTGATCAAGGCTGGTGACACACTTTCCGCTATTGCGGCCAAGAACGATGTGAGCCTCGCGTCCCTCGTCGCTGCAAATGGTGGGGATGCTAAATCAGCGATCTACCCCGGAAAGACCTTGTCAATCCCGGGTTTGACTGCGGCCTCAAGCGATATCGTTCCCATCACGCCAGCTGAGTCTGGCACGGCTGCATCCACGGCGGAACTGACTCCAGAGCAGCAGGTCCCCAGCACTTTTCTGCACTACACCTACCCTGAGGCAGTAGTTAGTGATGCAAACGTCAACAAGTCTGCGCTCCTGGCAGCCCCGGCACCTTCCAGGGCACAGATGAAGGAAATGGTGGCCAGAACTGCGGCAGCAATGGGCGTCGATCCGGCACTTGCCATGGCGTTTGCCCAACAGGAGTCCGGATTCAACCACCAATCAGTCTCCCCAGCCAACGCCATCGGCACCATGCAGGTCATTCCTGATGCTGGCGAGTGGGCATCGGGTCTAGTGGGCCGCACACTGAACCTGCTTGATCCGCAGGACAACGTCACGGCAGGGGTCGCCATCATCCGGGCGTTGCATTCCGGTGCACCGAATGAAGATCAGGCCATTGCAGGCTATTACCAGGGCCAGTACTCCGTCAGCGTCCATGGCATGTTCAACGACACTGTGAATTACGTAGCCGGCATTAAAGCTAACCGCGAGCTTTTCCGCTAA
- a CDS encoding PASTA domain-containing protein has protein sequence MQEVSPDPLIGSTIDGRYLVLSKVAHGGMSTVYLATDLRLGRNIALKILHPHLATDSAFIERLGREAQSAASLSHPHVVQIHDHGVGPQHAYLVFEFIDGNTLRDVINENGALSPRQALDLLDPIVEGLAAAHNAGLVHRDVKPENVLISRQGWVKIGDFGLSRAISTSTNTATLLGTVGYIAPELASGHGGDARSDIYSAGIMLYELLTGVQPFRGTMPVAVVMAHIQDDVPAPSLAVPTLPPVMDELVRYMTEKDPENRPANGAALLEDLRHIRQTLTPTELDAGASGNSATGNSGSPTGSPTEIITTATPASEPTGIVASPNFPTSVLPQPSRLYADDPRQSHQGAGNAGSSGAYGVSQEKYDAGPNLTAAIGAGAYLGIGEKENTLSLSKRQRAAAAKSRAKAAATPQKTLGSKNPRRRALLWIMLVVVLGVIAATAGWFLALGPGALATVPDVHNKTVPQAQDILRTAGFGLTPTTDVFDEKVAAGFVVSTDPTAGESIRKFNGVTLAVSRGPLLYAVPTLVGLQLGDAKQALSDAHLAVGNVTEAFDEKVATGVVVAQEIAAGKEFRGNTKVNISVSKGPKPIPVPSVTGQPQDQAVAALKAVGLVAAIAPEQANSASIPAGSVISASPDSGELKAGDSVTLTLSKGPRLIEVPSFVGKQLNVARPALEELGFKVEIKEGAFGIIFGTVATQNPRSGQHPEGTTITLGVV, from the coding sequence GTGCAAGAAGTCTCCCCTGACCCCCTGATAGGGTCCACGATCGATGGGCGCTACCTAGTTCTCTCAAAGGTGGCGCACGGCGGCATGTCCACTGTGTACCTAGCAACTGACCTCCGGCTGGGGCGGAACATCGCATTAAAGATCCTACATCCGCATTTAGCCACGGACAGTGCCTTCATCGAACGGCTGGGTCGTGAGGCGCAGAGCGCTGCCAGCCTCTCACACCCGCACGTGGTGCAGATCCATGACCACGGGGTGGGACCGCAGCACGCCTACCTAGTTTTTGAATTCATCGATGGCAATACTTTGCGCGATGTTATTAATGAGAACGGTGCGCTGAGCCCGCGCCAGGCTTTGGATCTTTTGGACCCGATCGTGGAAGGTTTGGCCGCAGCACACAACGCCGGGTTAGTGCACCGGGACGTGAAGCCTGAAAATGTTCTGATTTCTCGTCAAGGGTGGGTAAAGATTGGCGACTTTGGGCTCTCCCGCGCCATCAGCACCTCCACTAACACGGCCACTCTTCTGGGTACTGTCGGGTACATTGCCCCGGAGCTTGCAAGCGGTCACGGCGGGGATGCGCGTAGCGATATTTATTCCGCAGGCATTATGCTCTACGAGCTTCTCACGGGTGTGCAGCCTTTCCGGGGCACCATGCCTGTGGCTGTGGTCATGGCCCACATTCAGGACGATGTCCCAGCCCCCTCCTTGGCGGTTCCCACCCTGCCACCTGTCATGGACGAACTTGTTCGCTACATGACCGAAAAGGATCCCGAAAACCGCCCTGCCAATGGCGCAGCGCTACTGGAGGATCTTCGTCATATTCGCCAGACCCTGACACCAACCGAACTGGACGCTGGCGCCAGCGGCAACAGCGCTACCGGCAACAGCGGCAGTCCCACAGGCAGTCCCACAGAAATCATCACAACAGCTACCCCGGCCTCTGAACCCACGGGCATCGTGGCATCCCCCAACTTCCCCACTTCTGTCTTACCTCAGCCGTCAAGGTTGTATGCCGATGATCCCCGCCAGAGCCATCAGGGTGCGGGCAATGCGGGAAGTTCCGGCGCTTACGGCGTGTCGCAGGAGAAGTACGACGCCGGTCCGAACCTCACCGCGGCCATCGGCGCAGGTGCCTACCTCGGGATAGGTGAGAAGGAAAATACTCTCTCACTATCGAAGCGCCAACGTGCAGCAGCCGCAAAATCGCGCGCCAAGGCTGCAGCAACTCCGCAAAAGACGTTGGGTTCAAAGAATCCTCGTCGTCGGGCTCTGCTGTGGATCATGTTGGTGGTTGTTCTTGGTGTCATTGCTGCCACTGCAGGCTGGTTCTTGGCATTGGGTCCAGGCGCCTTGGCGACGGTGCCTGATGTACACAATAAGACTGTGCCGCAAGCGCAGGACATACTCCGCACGGCAGGATTCGGGCTGACTCCCACTACGGATGTGTTTGATGAAAAGGTGGCGGCCGGCTTCGTCGTTTCCACCGACCCCACAGCTGGGGAATCAATCCGAAAATTCAACGGTGTCACCCTGGCAGTCTCCCGCGGTCCGCTCCTCTACGCAGTGCCCACACTTGTTGGGCTACAGCTCGGTGATGCGAAACAAGCTCTCTCTGATGCGCATCTGGCTGTTGGCAACGTCACCGAAGCCTTTGATGAAAAGGTCGCTACCGGCGTCGTAGTGGCCCAGGAGATTGCTGCAGGTAAGGAATTCCGTGGGAACACAAAAGTAAATATTTCTGTCTCTAAGGGCCCCAAACCCATTCCCGTGCCGTCCGTGACGGGACAGCCACAGGATCAGGCAGTGGCCGCGTTGAAGGCTGTTGGACTCGTCGCCGCCATTGCCCCGGAGCAAGCCAACAGCGCTTCCATTCCCGCTGGGTCTGTTATCTCCGCTTCCCCCGATTCCGGAGAGCTCAAGGCCGGGGACTCAGTCACCCTTACCCTCTCTAAAGGGCCACGCTTGATCGAAGTACCGAGTTTTGTTGGAAAACAGCTGAACGTGGCCCGCCCCGCCTTGGAAGAATTGGGCTTTAAGGTCGAGATCAAAGAAGGCGCGTTCGGCATAATCTTCGGTACCGTGGCCACCCAAAATCCAAGATCCGGGCAGCACCCTGAAGGCACAACCATCACGTTGGGTGTTGTGTAA
- a CDS encoding DUF3040 domain-containing protein: MPLSEHEQRLLDQLEQQLHAEDPKFAHALSTAPTKSLSTRNIVIGVLIMITGLLVLLAGVALHLIPLGIVGFLVMGGGVYVAVSKPRFGSQHQTEHKPGDKTRAKQKSGFMNGLEEKWEERRRQP, from the coding sequence ATGCCCCTCTCTGAGCACGAGCAGAGACTGCTGGACCAATTAGAACAGCAGCTGCATGCGGAAGATCCCAAGTTTGCCCACGCCCTGTCAACGGCCCCAACGAAGTCATTGTCAACACGCAACATCGTCATTGGTGTGTTGATCATGATCACAGGTTTGTTGGTGCTATTAGCCGGTGTGGCGTTGCATTTGATCCCGCTTGGAATCGTTGGCTTCCTAGTCATGGGTGGAGGTGTCTACGTGGCTGTCTCAAAGCCGAGATTTGGCTCGCAGCACCAGACTGAGCACAAGCCAGGGGATAAGACCCGGGCCAAGCAAAAAAGCGGATTTATGAACGGTCTTGAAGAAAAATGGGAAGAGCGTCGCCGCCAGCCGTAG